The Aspergillus luchuensis IFO 4308 DNA, chromosome 7, nearly complete sequence genome has a segment encoding these proteins:
- a CDS encoding Ras GTPase activating protein IRA2 (COG:T;~EggNog:ENOG410QD7G;~InterPro:IPR001936,IPR000593,IPR023152,IPR008936;~PFAM:PF03836,PF00616;~go_function: GO:0005515 - protein binding [Evidence IEA];~go_process: GO:0007165 - signal transduction [Evidence IEA];~go_process: GO:0043087 - regulation of GTPase activity [Evidence IEA]) — protein MSVATMLQPASRASTSSSSSFQPVTRQNTMSSHDTRSLRQSKRLSVTALYMSMNAKDRDLDISDDLARAQIYLRELKAKISTQSKKNFVLEKDVRYLDSRIALLIQNRMALEEQNEVASHLDDAIDPQEGFFPNDERTQKYGNLLFLLQSEPRHIAHLCRLVSMSEIDSLLQTVMFTIYGNQYESREEHLLLTMFQSVLTYQFDNTPEYSSLLRQNTPVSRMMTTYTRRGPGQSYLKQVLANQINALIELRDVDLEINPLKVYETMVKQIEEEQGSLPESLQRSVTAEDAAANAQVQAIIEPRLKMLTDYANRFLNIIIESVEETPYGIRWICKQIRSLSRRKYPDAQDQTICTLIGGFFFLRFINPAIVTPRSYMLIESTPTEKPRRTLTLIAKMLQNLANKPSYAKEPYMAKLQPFIQQNKERVNKFMLDLCDVQDFYESLEMDNYVALSKRDLELQITLNEMYATHALLEKHSLALAQDQHSHLNEILQELGSAPPQVPRKENRTITVPLFSRWETSLDDLTAALDITQEEVFFMEAKSTFVQILRSLPPKHPAMRRPLRLYLIAESAATLKNDAVMVRKGIRTIELLDQLMKLGVIERADDFSLLRDEVEQELAYLGGLKENVLKETKKLEEVFATIRDHNAYLVGQLETYKSYLHNVRSQSEGKQRKQQKHQELGPYKFTHQQLEKEGVIRKSNVPENRRANIYFMFKSPLPGTFVISLHYKGTPWI, from the exons ATGTCCGTTGCTACGATGCTACAACCCGCTTCAAGAGCCTCgacttcatcgtcttcttcctttcagCCTGTCACACGCCAAAACACCATGTCTTCCCACGATACGCGGTCCCTCCGCCAGTCGAAGCGGCTGTCAGTCACTGCGCTGTACATGTCCATGAATGCTAAGGACAGGGATTTGGATATATCAGACGACCTGGCGAGAG CTCAAATATATCTGCGCGAACTGAAGGCGAAGATTTCAACGCAATCGAAGAAGAACTTCGTCCTGGAAAAAGATGTGCGGTATTTGGATTCACGGATTGCCCTGCTGATCCAAAACCGTATGGCTCTGGAAGAA CAAAACGAAGTTGCCAGCCACCTCGACGATGCTATAGATCCCCAGGAGGGATTCTTTCCTAACGATGAGCGAACACAGAAGTACGgcaatcttctcttccttctccagtcCGAACCCCGTCACATCGCCCACCTGTGCCGCCTAGTCTCCATGTCCGAGATCGACTCCCTCCTGCAAACTGTAATGTTTACTATTTACGGAAATCAGTATGAGAGTCGTGAAGAACATCTGCTACTTACCATGTTTCAGTCTGTCCTCACCTATCAGTTCGATAACACTCCGGAGTACTCGTCACTCTTGCGCCAGAACACCCCTGTTTCCCGCATGATGACCACCTACACCCGGCGCGGTCCTGGTCAGAGTTACCTGAAACAAGTCCTTGCCAACCAGATCAATGCCCTGATCGAGCTGCGCGACGTCGACTTGGAGATCAACCCGCTCAAAGTGTATGAAACCATGGTGAAACAgatcgaagaagagcaaggctCGTTGCCAGAAAGTCTTCAGAGATCTGTTACGGCGGAAGATGCAGCGGCAAATGCGCAGGTGCAGGCCATTATCGAACCGCGATTGAAGATGCTCACCGACTATGCCAACCGATTCTTGAACATAATTATCGAGTCCGTGGAAGAGACACCGTACGGTATTCGATGGATATGCAAGCAGATCAGAAGCTTGTCTCGACGCAAGTACCCGGACGCTCAAGATCAGACCATCTGTACCTTGATCGGAggatttttcttccttcgcttCATCAACCCCGCTATTGTCACGCCCCGATCGTATATGCTGATTGAATCGACGCCCACGGAGAAACCCCGGCGGACGTTAACTCTGATCGCGAAGATGCTTCAGAATTTGGCCAACAAACCTTCGTATGCCAAGGAGCCGTACATGGCGAAACTTCAGCCTTTTATCCAGCAGAACAAGGAACGTGTGAACAAGTTCATGCTCGATCTGTGTGATGTGCAAGATTTCTACGAGAGCTTGGAGATGGACAACTACGTCGCGCTCTCGAAGCGAGACCTTGAGTTGCAGATTACCCTCAACGAGATGTACGCCACACACGCCCTGCTGGAGAAGCACAGCTTGGCTTTGGCCCAGGACCAGCACTCCCATCTCAATGAAATCCTGCAGGAGCTTGGTTCTGCGCCACCACAGGTCCCCCGGAAGGAAAACAGGACCATCACCGTGCCCTTGTTTAGCCGCTGGGAGACGTCTCTTGATGATCTGACCGCGGCTTTGGATATCACCCAAGAGGAAGTCTTCTTCATGGAGGCCAAATCCACCTTTGTCCAGATTTTGCGGTCTCTCCCTCCGAAACACCCGGCAATGCGTCGTCCGCTACGGCTATATCTCATTGCGGAGAGTGCTGCAACCCTCAAGAACGATGCGGTGATGGTCCGGAAAGGAATCCGCACTATAGAACTGCTCGATCAATTGATGAAGTTGGGCGTCATCGAACGTGCCGATGACTTCAGTCTCCTGCGTGACGAGGTTGAACAGGAATTGGCGTACCTGGGCGGCTTGAAGGAGAATGTCTTGAAGGAGACGAAGAAACTGGAAGAAGTCTTTGCCACCATACGCGACCACAATGCATACTTGGTGGGTCAGCTGGAAACGTACAAGTCGTATCTTCACAACGTCCGCAGTCAGTCCGAGGGCAAGCAGCGGAAACAGCAGAAGCACCAGGAACTCGGGCCGTACAAATTTACACACCAGCagcttgagaaggaaggtgtCATTCGCAAGAGTAACGTGCCCGAGAACCGCCGAGCCAACATCTATTTTATGTTCAAGAGTCCTTTGCCAGGCACTTTTGTCATCAGCCTGCATTACAAAGGTACGCCGTGGATCTGA
- the SEC14 gene encoding SEC14 family lipid-binding protein (COG:I;~EggNog:ENOG410PG4Q;~InterPro:IPR011074,IPR036865,IPR036273,IPR001251;~PFAM:PF00650,PF03765): MAAPSKYDDYDFPTTAPEDQPGHPGHTTPEQDAKVEQLRAELEQLGYTERLDTLTLLRFLRARKFDVAAAKTMFVDCEKWRKEFGTDELVRTFEYPEKAKVFEYYPQYYHKTDKDGRPVYIEKLGKIDLNAMYKITTGERMLQNLVTEYEKLADPRLPACSRKAGKLLETCCTIMDLKGVGITSVPSVYGYVKQASAISQNYYPERLGKLYLINAPWGFSSVFSVVKGFLDPVTVNKIHVLGSNYKKELLAQVPAENLPVEFGGTCQCAGGCELSDMGPWQESEWAKTPKWAAPKEAAAEASTEAAAEKEAEAQATA; the protein is encoded by the exons atGGCGGCTCCGTCCAAGTACGATGACTATGACTTCCCGACCACTGCGCCGGAAGACCAACCCGGCCACCCTGGCCACACCACCCCCGAGCAGGATGCGAAGGTAGAGCAGCTCCGGGCCGAGCTGGAACAGCTTGGCTACACCGAGAGGCTGGATACTCTGACGCTGTTGCGTTTCCTGAGAGCCCGGAAGTTTGATGTCGCTGCTGCCAAGACCAT GTTCGTCGACTGCGAGAAGTGGCGGAAGGAGTTCGGCACTGATGAGCTCGTCCGTACTTTCGAGTACCCcgagaaggccaaggtcTTCGAATACTACCCCCAGTACTACCACAAAACGGACAAG GATGGCCGTCCTGTCTACATCGAGAAGTTGGGCAAGATTGACCTCAATGCCATGTACAAGATCACCACCGGCGAGCGCATGCTCCAGAACCTCGTGACCGAGTATGAGAAGCTTGCCGACCCCCGTCTGCCCGCCTGCTCCCGCAAGGCTGGTAAGCTGCTCGAGACTTGCTGCACCATCATGGACCTGAAGGGCGTCGGTATCACCAGCGTCCCTTCCGTTTACGGCTACGTCAAGCAGGCGTCTGCCATCTCCCAGAACTACTACCCCGAGCGTCTGGGCAAGCTTTACCTGATCAACGCCCCCTGGGGCTTCAGCAGCGTGTTCAGCGTGGTCAAGGGCTTCCTTGACCCGGTGACCGTGAACAAGATCCACGTTCTCGGCTCCAACTACAAGAAGGAGCTGCTGGCTCAGGTCCCCGCTGAGAACCTTCCTGTTGAGTTCGGCGGTACCTGCCAGTGTGCTGGAGGCTGCGAGCTTAGCGACATGGGCCCGTGGCAGGAGTCTGAGTGGGCCAAGACCCCCAAGTGGGCTGCCCCgaaggaggctgctgctgaggcttcTACTGAGGCTGCtgccgagaaggaggctgaggCTCAGGCCACCGCATAG